A genome region from Crossiella equi includes the following:
- a CDS encoding ABC transporter ATP-binding protein, with product MRAAVLRGTGLVAGYRRGVPVLSDVDIHIDRGEVVGLAGPSGCGKSTLARVLTLLMAPWRGEVTVDGTPVCGFRHRAPRALRTAVGVVFQQPRLSVDPRFTLREIVAEPLLANRRPGVTARVAELTEQVGLTGELLARRPHEVSDGQLQRACLARALALEPRYLVCDEMTAMLDASTTAALVGVVRAHSRETGTGVLAISHDEPLLSVWAGRVQRWSSTGEDT from the coding sequence GTGCGGGCAGCCGTGCTGAGGGGCACCGGCCTGGTCGCCGGTTACCGCCGAGGCGTGCCCGTGCTGTCCGATGTGGACATCCACATCGATCGCGGCGAGGTCGTCGGGCTGGCCGGGCCCAGCGGCTGTGGCAAGTCCACCCTGGCCCGCGTGCTCACCCTGCTGATGGCCCCGTGGCGGGGCGAGGTCACCGTGGACGGCACGCCCGTGTGCGGCTTCCGGCACCGGGCGCCCCGCGCGCTGCGCACCGCCGTCGGCGTGGTGTTCCAGCAGCCCCGGCTCAGCGTCGACCCCCGGTTCACCCTGCGCGAGATCGTCGCCGAACCCCTGCTGGCCAACCGGCGGCCCGGTGTCACCGCGCGCGTGGCCGAGCTGACCGAGCAGGTCGGGCTGACCGGCGAGCTGCTGGCCCGGCGCCCGCACGAGGTCAGTGACGGCCAGCTGCAACGCGCCTGCCTGGCCCGCGCGCTCGCGCTGGAGCCCCGGTACCTGGTGTGCGACGAGATGACCGCGATGCTGGACGCCTCCACCACCGCCGCCCTGGTCGGCGTGGTCCGCGCGCACAGCCGCGAGACCGGCACCGGGGTGCTGGCCATCAGCCACGACGAACCCCTCCTGTCCGTGTGGGCCGGGAGGGTGCAGCGCTGGTCGTCTACTGGGGAGGACACATGA
- a CDS encoding S1 family peptidase, whose amino-acid sequence MNARTKILTSALALAVGAGLAASLPASAEPTLLNPGMLEAMQRDLGLTAEQAQLRAAAEGKAGAVEQSLRGTLGEAFGGAHFAAGQAKLIVGVTDAAKAAEVRAAGAEPRFVAHSSAKLDSVVSKLNADKAPGDVAGWYVDVASNRVVVNVAPGQAAKAEEFVAKAGVDKAAVSVVEEQGKNEPLYDVRGGDAYYMGGRCSVGFSVQGGFVTAGHCGRTGTATQGFNQVAQGTFRGSSFPGNDYAWVGVNSNWVPRGVVNNYSGGTVRVAGSSEAAVGASICKSGSTTSWTCGTIQAKNQTVNYAEGSVTGLTRTNARADRGDSGGSFISGNQAQGVTSGGNLSAGIIYFQPVNEILGAYGLRLVTS is encoded by the coding sequence ATGAACGCACGCACCAAGATCCTGACCTCCGCGCTCGCGCTCGCGGTCGGTGCCGGCCTGGCGGCCTCCCTGCCCGCCTCCGCCGAACCGACGCTGCTGAACCCGGGCATGCTGGAGGCCATGCAGCGCGACCTCGGCCTGACCGCCGAGCAGGCGCAGCTGCGCGCCGCCGCCGAGGGCAAGGCGGGCGCGGTCGAGCAGAGCCTGCGCGGCACGCTGGGCGAGGCCTTCGGCGGCGCGCACTTCGCCGCCGGGCAGGCCAAGCTCATCGTCGGTGTCACCGACGCGGCCAAGGCCGCCGAGGTCCGCGCCGCCGGTGCCGAACCGCGGTTCGTCGCGCACAGCAGCGCGAAGCTGGACTCCGTGGTGTCGAAGCTGAACGCGGACAAGGCCCCCGGCGACGTCGCGGGCTGGTACGTGGACGTGGCCAGCAACCGCGTCGTGGTGAACGTGGCGCCCGGCCAGGCCGCCAAGGCCGAGGAGTTCGTGGCCAAGGCCGGTGTGGACAAGGCCGCGGTGTCCGTGGTCGAGGAGCAGGGCAAGAACGAGCCCCTCTACGACGTGCGCGGCGGCGACGCCTACTACATGGGCGGCCGTTGCTCGGTCGGCTTCTCCGTGCAGGGCGGTTTCGTCACCGCGGGCCACTGCGGCCGCACCGGCACCGCCACCCAGGGCTTCAACCAGGTCGCGCAGGGCACCTTCCGCGGTTCCTCCTTCCCGGGCAACGACTACGCCTGGGTCGGGGTGAACTCCAACTGGGTGCCGCGCGGTGTGGTGAACAACTACAGCGGGGGCACCGTGCGCGTCGCGGGCTCCTCCGAGGCCGCCGTGGGCGCCTCGATCTGCAAGTCCGGCTCCACCACCAGCTGGACCTGCGGCACCATCCAGGCCAAGAACCAGACGGTGAACTACGCCGAGGGCTCGGTCACCGGCCTGACCCGCACCAACGCGCGCGCCGACCGCGGTGACTCCGGCGGGTCGTTCATCTCCGGCAACCAGGCCCAGGGCGTCACCTCCGGTGGCAACCTGTCCGCGGGCATCATCTACTTCCAGCCGGTGAACGAGATCCTGGGCGCCTACGGCCTGCGCCTGGTCACCAGCTGA
- a CDS encoding alpha-lytic protease prodomain-containing protein — translation MNARTKLASSALLLAVGATVAASLPATAEPTLLNDGMLSAMQRDLGLTAEGAVARVAAETRAGAVEQTLRGSLGEAFGGAHFEAGQAKLVVGVTDAAKADLVRAQGAEPKLVARSTKSLDDVVAKLNTGKAATDVTSWHVDVASNKVVVTVQPGQAAKADELVARTGADKAAVAVVEQERKNVVLHDVRGGDAYYMGGRCSVGFSVQGGFVTAGHCGKSGTATQGFNQVAQGTFKGSSFPGNDYAWVQTNSDWTPKGVVNNYSGGTVAVKGSQEAAVGASICKSGSTTNWTCGTIQAKNETVNYAEGAVTGLTRSNARADRGDSGGSFISGDQAQGVTSGGDLAAGIIYFQPIGEILSAYSLKLVTS, via the coding sequence ATGAACGCACGCACCAAGCTCGCGTCCTCCGCCCTGCTGCTCGCGGTCGGCGCCACCGTGGCGGCCTCCCTGCCCGCCACGGCCGAGCCCACCCTGCTCAACGACGGCATGCTGAGCGCGATGCAGCGCGACCTCGGCCTGACCGCCGAGGGCGCGGTGGCCCGCGTCGCCGCCGAGACCAGGGCGGGCGCGGTCGAGCAGACCCTGCGCGGCAGCCTCGGCGAGGCCTTCGGCGGCGCGCACTTCGAGGCAGGGCAGGCCAAGCTGGTCGTCGGTGTCACCGACGCCGCCAAGGCCGACCTGGTCCGCGCCCAGGGCGCCGAGCCGAAGCTGGTGGCCCGCAGCACCAAGTCCCTGGACGACGTGGTCGCCAAGCTCAACACGGGCAAGGCCGCGACCGACGTGACCAGCTGGCACGTCGACGTGGCCAGCAACAAGGTCGTGGTGACCGTCCAGCCCGGCCAGGCCGCCAAGGCCGACGAGCTGGTCGCCAGGACCGGCGCGGACAAGGCCGCGGTCGCCGTGGTCGAGCAGGAGCGCAAGAACGTCGTCCTGCACGACGTGCGCGGCGGCGACGCCTACTACATGGGCGGCCGCTGCTCGGTCGGCTTCTCCGTGCAGGGCGGCTTCGTCACCGCCGGGCACTGCGGCAAGTCCGGCACCGCCACCCAGGGCTTCAACCAGGTCGCGCAGGGCACCTTCAAGGGCTCCTCGTTCCCGGGCAACGACTACGCCTGGGTGCAGACCAACTCGGACTGGACGCCCAAGGGCGTGGTGAACAACTACAGCGGCGGCACCGTCGCGGTGAAGGGCTCGCAGGAGGCCGCCGTCGGCGCGTCCATCTGCAAGTCCGGCTCCACCACCAACTGGACCTGCGGCACCATCCAGGCCAAGAACGAGACCGTGAACTACGCCGAGGGCGCGGTCACCGGCCTGACCCGGTCCAACGCGCGTGCCGACCGGGGCGACTCGGGTGGCTCCTTCATCTCCGGTGACCAGGCCCAGGGCGTGACCTCCGGTGGCGACCTGGCCGCGGGCATCATCTACTTCCAGCCCATCGGCGAGATCCTGAGCGCCTACAGCCTGAAGCTGGTCACCAGCTGA
- a CDS encoding aminotransferase class V-fold PLP-dependent enzyme, producing the protein MIDLDRVRADTPGCREQVFLDSAGSSLVPEPVLAEVLGHLRREAEVGGYRAGAERAEDLEAGYRVAADFFGCAPQDIAFTDSATRSWLLGMSAVPLAEGDRVLISQVEYGSNGIALLHRAREVGATVEVMPSAEDGSVSVPGLRAMLDERVKLVSVVHMPTNGGLVNPAKEMIEAAHEAGALTILDACQTAGQRRVRMDELGADLISVTGRKWLRGPRGTGLLVVNPAARDRLRPPLVDQHGADWTGLGDWTLRPDARVHELWEYSLADRLGFIAALRYAAGLGIDDIQAEVVSRAEFLRGALRALPGVAVHDLGTVRGGIVSFTVDGMADEEVKKALVAQDITLSAGGGQGARLDMNERGFTSFVRASPHYFLTQQQLERFVAAVAAL; encoded by the coding sequence ATGATCGACCTCGACCGCGTGCGCGCGGACACCCCCGGCTGCCGGGAGCAGGTGTTCCTGGACAGCGCCGGGTCCTCGCTCGTCCCGGAGCCCGTGCTCGCCGAGGTGCTGGGGCACCTGCGGCGGGAGGCCGAGGTGGGCGGCTACCGCGCGGGCGCCGAGCGCGCCGAGGACCTGGAGGCGGGCTACCGGGTGGCGGCCGACTTCTTCGGCTGCGCGCCGCAGGACATCGCCTTCACCGACAGCGCCACCCGGTCCTGGCTGCTCGGCATGTCCGCGGTGCCGCTGGCCGAGGGCGACCGGGTGCTGATCAGCCAGGTCGAGTACGGCAGCAACGGCATCGCGCTGCTGCACCGCGCCCGGGAGGTGGGCGCCACCGTCGAGGTGATGCCCTCGGCCGAGGACGGCTCGGTGTCCGTGCCCGGTCTGCGCGCGATGCTCGACGAACGCGTCAAGCTCGTCTCCGTGGTGCACATGCCCACCAACGGCGGCCTGGTCAACCCGGCGAAGGAGATGATCGAGGCCGCGCACGAGGCCGGGGCGCTGACCATCCTGGACGCCTGCCAGACCGCCGGGCAGCGCCGGGTGCGCATGGACGAGCTGGGCGCCGACCTCATCTCGGTCACCGGCCGCAAGTGGCTGCGCGGCCCCCGCGGCACCGGGCTGCTCGTGGTCAACCCGGCGGCCAGGGACCGGCTGCGGCCGCCGCTGGTCGACCAGCACGGTGCGGACTGGACCGGGCTCGGCGACTGGACGCTGCGCCCGGACGCGCGGGTGCACGAGCTGTGGGAGTACTCGCTGGCCGACCGGCTCGGCTTCATCGCCGCCCTGCGCTACGCCGCCGGGCTCGGCATCGACGACATCCAGGCCGAGGTCGTCTCACGGGCGGAGTTCCTGCGCGGGGCGCTGCGCGCGCTGCCCGGGGTGGCCGTGCACGACCTCGGCACCGTGCGGGGCGGCATCGTGTCCTTCACCGTCGACGGCATGGCCGACGAGGAGGTGAAGAAGGCGTTGGTGGCACAGGACATCACCCTGTCCGCCGGTGGGGGCCAGGGCGCCCGGCTGGACATGAACGAGCGCGGCTTCACCTCGTTCGTGCGGGCCTCACCGCACTACTTCCTCACCCAGCAGCAGCTGGAGCGCTTCGTCGCGGCCGTCGCCGCCCTGTAG